Proteins encoded together in one Dasypus novemcinctus isolate mDasNov1 chromosome 9, mDasNov1.1.hap2, whole genome shotgun sequence window:
- the DNTTIP2 gene encoding deoxynucleotidyltransferase terminal-interacting protein 2, which yields MVVTRSARSQAGISTLAAESSLQKESAGRGITRSKNKEHPESKKESQSDDQRTAKSLTNQKQSPIPRTPKTGRKSRTRGSLPEKIETSTDGDISEAESNCSVSELQDTILRVTRRRQILVPCTPLSSVRKRPKITPISESHTEEEVSEAESHVSGISRIVPSTVITTRTRKCKSSFLTDASQESHAEDISDAESSCSDASSFTGIATTRTTRSMQRKLRAQTKEKDSMSVSENEKQIIAIPVNSEDSSTIQTSQLLARPHAQINKPDVCNNETYNDFDNDSFSGISEKILKMQKSPSFNVRDGGKTKVTSLKEMTKQNSKSLDEEAKGIIDEGKEINEENSQLKSLSEPHDTTGLQQLASQRHSTPETSKTSSESSHPNSEAIMKSLAQTFAVVEVDRWDEDRQYTIKRSALTPFVGGDSDDSDAREECTIIGVDKDMNNEKNVDFECGTKSYIPESYTSQDKGDSVLLVLSSDESQQSTNSDNEEDTVCFVENGGQKESLSDQDSGNTSCDNALFVIDTTPGLSSDKNFYLEEKDKAGEVTTEEENEQEEEEDEDSEEDLSDNDKNKDELSDEDLLNNTKSKLLKLTSSNIDPGLSIKQLGGLYINFNADKLQSKRTLTQIKEKKKNELLQKTVITPDFEKNYCVPPYSESKLQLQKKRKKERQKTAGGGWFGMKAPELTDELKNDLKALKMRASMDPKRFYKKNDRDGFPKYFQIGTIVDNPADFYHSRIPKKQRKRTIVEELLADSEFRRYNRRKYSEIMAERAANAAGKKFRKKKKFRN from the exons ATGGTGGTCACCAGATCGGCGAGGTCTCAGGCCGGGATCTCAACCTTGGCAGCTGAAAGCTCCCTGCAGAAG GAGTCTGCTGGTAGGGGAATTACCAGGAGTAAAAATAAAGAGCATCCAGAAAGCAAGAAGGAATCCCAATCTGATGACCAAAGGACTGCTAAATCACTGACTAATCAGAAACAGAGTCCAATTCCTAGAACTCCTAAAACTGGAAGGAAAAGCAGAACCAGGGGCTCATTACCAGAGAAGATTGAAACATCTACTGACGGAGATATCTCTGAAGCAGAGTCAAATTGTTCTGTGTCTGAGCTCCAGGATACTATTTTAAGAGTAACTAGGAGAAGGCAGATTTTAGTTCCATGCACCCCTCTGTCCAGTGTTAGGAAAAGACCGAAAATAACTCCAATAAGTGAGTCTCATACTGAAGAAGAAGTCTCTGAAGCAGAATCTCATGTTTCAGGTATTTCTAGAATTGTGCCTTCCACAGTAATAACTACAAGAACCAGAAAATGTAAGTCTAGTTTCCTAACAGATGCAAGCCAAGAATCACATGCAGAAGATATTTCTGATGCTGAGTCATCATGCTCAGATGCTTCTTCTTTTACAGGAATTGCAACTACGAGAACAACTAGGAGTATGCAGAGGAAATTACGGGCACAAACTAAGGAGAAAGATTCTATGAGTGtatcagaaaatgaaaagcaaatcaTAGCTATACCTGTCAATTCAGAGGATTCAAGTACCATACAAACTTCTCAGTTATTAGCAAGACCTCATGCTCAAATAAACAAGCCAGATGTCTGTAATAATGAAACATACAATGACTTTGATAATGATTCCTTCAGTGGAATTtcagaaaaaatactaaaaatgcaaaaaagtcCAAGTTTTAATGTAAGAGATGGGGGAAAGACCAAAGTTACATCTctgaaagaaatgacaaagcaGAATTCTAAAAGTTTAGATGAAGAGGCCAAAGGAATAATAGATGAgggaaaagaaattaatgaagaaaattctCAGTTGAAGAGTCTTTCTGAACCTCATGATACTACTGGTCTTCAGCAATTAGCTTCTCAAAGGCATTCAACTCCTGAGACTAGCAAAACCTCATCAGAGTCCTCACATCCAAACTCTGAGGCTATAATGAAATCATTAGCACAAACATTTGCAGTTGTGGAAGTGGACAGATGGGATGAAGACAGACAGTATACCATAAAAAGAAGTGCCTTGACCCCGTTTGTTGGTGGTGATAGTGATGATAGTGATGCTAGAGAAGAGTGCACAATTATAGGTGTGGATAAAGACATGAACAATGAAAAGAATGTCGATTTTGAGTGTGGTACCAAATCATACATACCTGAGTCCTACACATCTCAGGACAAGGGTGATTCTGTTTTATTAGTTCTCAGCAGTGATGAAAGCCAGCAGTCTACAAACAGTGACAATGAAGAGGACACTGTATGTTTTGTTGAAAATGGTGGTCAAAAGGAGTCCCTGAGTGATCAAGACTCAGGAAATACATCATGTGACAATGCATTGTTTGTGATTGACACAACTCCTGGATTGAGTTCTGATAAAAATTTTTACTTGGAAGAGAAAGACAAGGCAGGTGAGGTTACCACTGAGGAAGAAAATgagcaggaggaagaagaggatgaAGATAGTGAAGAAGATCTATCAGacaatgacaaaaataaagatgAGCTCAGTGATGAAGATTTACTAAATAACACAAAGTCTAAACT TCTGAAGTTGACAAGCAGCAACATAGACCCTGGTCTGAGTATCAAGCAATTGGGTGGTTTGTATATTAATTTCAATGCAGACAAACTACAGTCTAAAAGAACCCTAACACAGattaaggagaaaaagaaaaatgag ctTCTCCAGAAAACCGTTATTACACCTGATTTTGAAAAAAACTACTGTGTCCCACCATATAGTGAATCCAAGCTTCAACTTCAGAAAAAACGGAAA aaagAGCGACAAAAAACAGCAGGTGGTGGCTGGTTTGGTATGAAAGCTCCAGAATTGACAGATGAACTTAAAAATGATCTCAAAGCACTGAAGATGAGAGCTAGCATGGACCCAAAAAGATTTTACAAGAAAAATGATAGAGACGGCTTCCCCAAGTATTTCCAG